Proteins encoded together in one Oreochromis aureus strain Israel breed Guangdong linkage group 23, ZZ_aureus, whole genome shotgun sequence window:
- the LOC120436317 gene encoding uncharacterized protein LOC120436317 isoform X1 translates to MCLTYISQQQLINSCPSLSVAEIQEQWPFLFTRKGLSNHFYKLTGIDISDRLSQALITKGRRLINYFSSQKLKWNLGIRTLIQQIESEGVLTNNKVGTAAILLMMKYYKEDEDSLFVLPDETSTRMSLEAESNLPSTPRLIMLGQSSMTATCWRVSAEGRVIVELDKENTFADAMSVFFGSFYVLNLEYQESACATLELIQRFFVRINPEEGTKCTSKVGTSRQTGTTVK, encoded by the exons ATGTGCCTCACATATATTTCTCAGCAGCAGCTTATCAACAGTTGTCCCTCACTTTCAGTAGCTGAAATTCAGGAGCAGTGGCCATTCTTGTTTACTCGGAAAGGTCTTTCGAACCACTTTTACAAACTCACAGGCATCGATATCAGTGACCGCTTAAGTCAGGCCCTCATAACCAAAGGCAGAAGGCTTATTAACTATTTCTCCAGCCAGAAGCTCAAATGGAACCTTGGTATAAGGACACTCATCCAGCAGATAGAAAGTGAGGGAGTTTTGACCAACAACAAGGTTGGCACAGCAGCCATACTTCTCATGATGAAGTATTACAAGGAAGATGAAGACTCCCTCTTTGTCTTACCAGAT GAAACATCTACCAGGATGTCCCTTGAAGCAGAGAGCAACCTGCCAAGCACCCCAAGGCTGATTATGCTTG gacaaagttcaatgaccgccacctgctggaGGGTGAGTGCAGAGGGCCGTGTAATTGTTGAGCTGGACAAAGAGAACACCTTTGCTGATGCGATGTCAGTCTTCTTTGGTTCATTCTATGTATTGAACCTGGAATACCAGGAGTCAGCGTGTGCAACATTGGAACTAATTCAGAG GTTTTTTGTAAGGATAAACCCTGAAGAGGGAACAAAATGTACCTCCAAGGTTGGGACAAGCAGACAGACTGGGACCACTGTGAAGTGA
- the LOC120436317 gene encoding uncharacterized protein LOC120436317 isoform X3, with the protein MCLTYISQQQLINSCPSLSVAEIQEQWPFLFTRKGLSNHFYKLTGIDISDRLSQALITKGRRLINYFSSQKLKWNLGIRTLIQQIESEGVLTNNKVGTAAILLMMKYYKEDEDSLFVLPDETSTRMSLEAESNLPSTPRLIMLGQSSMTATCWRVSAEGRVIVELDKENTFADAMSVFFGSFYVLNLEYQESACATLELIQR; encoded by the exons ATGTGCCTCACATATATTTCTCAGCAGCAGCTTATCAACAGTTGTCCCTCACTTTCAGTAGCTGAAATTCAGGAGCAGTGGCCATTCTTGTTTACTCGGAAAGGTCTTTCGAACCACTTTTACAAACTCACAGGCATCGATATCAGTGACCGCTTAAGTCAGGCCCTCATAACCAAAGGCAGAAGGCTTATTAACTATTTCTCCAGCCAGAAGCTCAAATGGAACCTTGGTATAAGGACACTCATCCAGCAGATAGAAAGTGAGGGAGTTTTGACCAACAACAAGGTTGGCACAGCAGCCATACTTCTCATGATGAAGTATTACAAGGAAGATGAAGACTCCCTCTTTGTCTTACCAGAT GAAACATCTACCAGGATGTCCCTTGAAGCAGAGAGCAACCTGCCAAGCACCCCAAGGCTGATTATGCTTG gacaaagttcaatgaccgccacctgctggaGGGTGAGTGCAGAGGGCCGTGTAATTGTTGAGCTGGACAAAGAGAACACCTTTGCTGATGCGATGTCAGTCTTCTTTGGTTCATTCTATGTATTGAACCTGGAATACCAGGAGTCAGCGTGTGCAACATTGGAACTAATTCAGAG atga
- the LOC120436317 gene encoding uncharacterized protein LOC120436317 isoform X2, protein MCLTYISQQQLINSCPSLSVAEIQEQWPFLFTRKGLSNHFYKLTGIDISDRLSQALITKGRRLINYFSSQKLKWNLGIRTLIQQIESEGVLTNNKVGTAAILLMMKYYKEDEDSLFVLPDETSTRMSLEAESNLPSTPRLIMLGQSSMTATCWRVSAEGRVIVELDKENTFADAMSVFFGSFYVLNLEYQESACATLELIQSGLLNLSGELQIR, encoded by the exons ATGTGCCTCACATATATTTCTCAGCAGCAGCTTATCAACAGTTGTCCCTCACTTTCAGTAGCTGAAATTCAGGAGCAGTGGCCATTCTTGTTTACTCGGAAAGGTCTTTCGAACCACTTTTACAAACTCACAGGCATCGATATCAGTGACCGCTTAAGTCAGGCCCTCATAACCAAAGGCAGAAGGCTTATTAACTATTTCTCCAGCCAGAAGCTCAAATGGAACCTTGGTATAAGGACACTCATCCAGCAGATAGAAAGTGAGGGAGTTTTGACCAACAACAAGGTTGGCACAGCAGCCATACTTCTCATGATGAAGTATTACAAGGAAGATGAAGACTCCCTCTTTGTCTTACCAGAT GAAACATCTACCAGGATGTCCCTTGAAGCAGAGAGCAACCTGCCAAGCACCCCAAGGCTGATTATGCTTG gacaaagttcaatgaccgccacctgctggaGGGTGAGTGCAGAGGGCCGTGTAATTGTTGAGCTGGACAAAGAGAACACCTTTGCTGATGCGATGTCAGTCTTCTTTGGTTCATTCTATGTATTGAACCTGGAATACCAGGAGTCAGCGTGTGCAACATTGGAACTAATTCAGAG TGGCTTACTGAATTTGAGTGGAGAACTTCAAATTAG atga